AGGGTTACGAGCGCGTGCGTTGGACCCACCGTGGGCGGGCCCGTGGCCTTGGCCTACGTCAAGCGCAACTGGGCCGAGGAGGGGACGGTCCTCGGCGTGGAGAACGATGGAGACATCTTGACCGCCACCGTGGCCAAACGGCCCCTGGCGGGATCCGTCCCCCCGCCGCGTGAGTCCCGTGGCTGAGCCGCGCCGCACCGACCCCCTATCACTCCTGATGAAAACCAACCGAGCATAGGCATGATGACCGAGACGGCTGATATTTGCATCGTGGGTGGCGGCATCATCGGCTGCAGCCTGGCATTCGAGCTTGCCCGCGCCGGGCGGCAGGTGGTGGTGTTGGAGAGCGACCATGTGGGGAGCAAGGCGAGCGGAGAGGCCGCCGGCATGCTCACCCCGCTCGCCGAGGCGGACGGCCCCGGCCCTTTCCTCGATCTCGGGCTCAAGGGCCAGGCCATGTTTCCCGAGGCCGAAGCGGAGCTCAAGG
The Nitrospinota bacterium genome window above contains:
- a CDS encoding FAD-dependent oxidoreductase; this translates as MMTETADICIVGGGIIGCSLAFELARAGRQVVVLESDHVGSKASGEAAGMLTPLAEADGPGPFLDLGLKGQAMFPEAEAELK